From the Corythoichthys intestinalis isolate RoL2023-P3 chromosome 6, ASM3026506v1, whole genome shotgun sequence genome, the window GACAAGGCTGGGACAGCTCACCAAAATTTAATTCTGTAATATTGCATTTGTCGAATAGGCAGGCAGTTCAAAGAAACATGTTTGTGTGCTAACAATTAAAAAGATAATTTCCCAAATTGTCCTCTTTCAATGGAATAACAAATTATATAAATTGTTTTTATACCGCTCCTTCCATTAGTCAAGATGAATCAACACATTCCATTGAGGGTTCTGGTTCTGAACTGGACAAGAAAAAAGCGAAGCCTATCAAGACACCAGAAGTGAGTGACTGTTAGCAGTTGGATTCATACTAAAAATAAACCCTAATCCTCAACACAATtctgacatttttttgatttgatttgacaaTTGATTTGTAAGTTAAATGAAAACAAGCAAGAGGTGCTTTATCTGCTTTCAGCTTTAATGTGAGATTATTTGATCTACTGTACATACATCTGAATTGGGTGATTTGTGTTTCAATTCCAACAGTTTGTCTCATGCCAAACGGAACAATTTAAAAATCATCAAACCTTCACATTTTAATACAGTGTCACCTCTATTCACGAAATTTAttagttctggaagtagtttaggaaagtgaaaattccacaaatagatatatatacataattttttcatAAAGCATGAAAATGCATCGAAACGTAACaaaacatgttacaattaggttATTGCacattgtgcataatgtaataaacaaataaagagTAAAAGTTAATACTGTGCCGTTAGGATAATTTAATCATGGCTATGAACAATTTTCTTGTATCAGCTACTCTGTAGACATAGATGGCAGGTTTATTGACACTTTAAAAGGGTGAAAGCAGACAACACAATTACAAAGTGTACAATATATAAAATTACAAATGTACTGCCCTCTCTGTAGCAAACTAAATCTAAACATGTGAATGAACAATTAGCAGTGCCTGAGACACTATTTTGCTGAACCTCTAACTCGCGGGTAATTAGCATAACACAAAGTCAAATGCTAAGCGGATCTGTCTCACGCTTATGCACCAACGCACACACAGTTTGCATATCAAAATTGCTAAACACATTCAAGCAATACATGCAACCTCAAATTTTAAGACAATGTGGTCCCAGAGACGGCACGAACTGACTGATTCCTCAGCGAACAACGGCACTTCTGTGCTACggtttctttaaaataaattgtggGTTAGCTGCAACAAATTTAGGCGTCCACCAGGGTTGAaattggctagaatttcttgccggaactcccttacATGAAGGTTGGCACGAGGCCCTTTttttggtggtggtggtggtggtggtggtgggggggggtttAAACCTCATAAAACAACCGAaatgcaaaaactgcttttggaaCAGTTATgaatacaacaataaatcacaacaggtttcacacagcacgtctgcctcacatttCTGAGATGAAGGGTTCAATCAAAGGcgctggccttcctgtgtggtgtTTTTATATTCTTCCCACGCATGCGCAGGTTTTATCCGGGTACTCcgctcccccccccccacgtCCAAATATCATGCATGAAAGGGTGTtcgaacactctaaattttccctaggtatgagtgtgtgcatgaatggtagttggtctccttgtgccctgtgattggctggcaaccgatttggagtgtaccccgcctactgctcatagttagctggggctggctccagcaccccgtgacccttgtgaggataagcgacttggaaaatgaatgaatgaaaggtttcacatgcattaggctactgcataaCACTGAAACAGGGCATAAATGAGATTTCCatttaaaattgcatttttttcctatCATTTACAAAATTCCATTTAAAATTCCATCTAATTTCTATTTTCCCTCAATACCTcaaatctaaatgcaaaacctttattttaacaattcaAGAACgtaggatgtacattaaaacAGATGATAAGGTAaagattgacttttttttataataataaagatatgagtaacataaaataacaaaaaataagtacaaatgacttacattatgcacagtgaaatggaatatattttgaagataaagcaaacattggcttttttttaattataaggaaAAAATTCAccttacataaatgaacaaaaataagtccaaaatgCAGATTAACATAGATGTTCTGAGCCtctcaaataaaatgaaataaaatgaaccttatcaactctttcctttttcttaaagatctgatcaattttctctTGTCTTGCTcttttaattcaacaagcttattTTTTCCCTCTATttgttgttaaaataaatattttttttttaaaaatagcaaactatccatgctgatcacatgtcagtatgtcagccagttGAACGGATAGCagaatccagttttttttttttttccctgcctGCATGTACTCAGCAACGCGACTTGTCAGATACAGAGAGACACGGGGGAGAACAACgtagaataaataaatggataGTAAATATaggtggaaatggattacgctacacaagcactttattaggcttgttgttaacacttgtgtatgtaaatctgacgttagtaaATTGTTCTTTTTGGAGATGTTTGTGTGGTAGCGGGgcaggttttttttaaacatggagTTTTGACGGTTGtcatcatattttcgggatcaaagaacTGTAGTTCCAGCCCGTTccagcccactttcacccctgatgtcCACTAAATGGCACTAATAAGACATGAACACAATAAAAAACCAGGTACACACCCCAACAAACCTTAATGCATTACAGAACAAATATTCTCCCgtaaagctgtcagaacacAAGGGGCGAAGGGGACACTTGacatacacatactgtacaatagaggtccctcttaaccaattggatgccaggaagatgctaggcaatagccaatagcagagtagctataagtatgttaagtccactaaactctgggagctgcgagtagcagcccatactgtatttttgcctttcgtatcctgaaatttcattTGTAACGAAATGCAATATTTGCCcactgaggcgtgtcttaacctgaaaattccttaTATACAGCAGTgtggggcacgttactttaaaaaagtaattagttatagttactcactacttcttcctaaaagttactgagttagtaactgaattactctgtagtaaaagtaactagttaccagggaaagtaactatttccgttagtttaaaaagaagttcttgtatgtcaaagaatttgaaattttctgagcagtattcaagtcagttgaatagagaagaacagacaggtagttttgttatagaaccttgtaatatttattgcacctcacatgcaacagatttatcctacacttgaagtgcaacaaaaataaacaaatttgaattgcttaccacagatgtcgacaaaagctttgccccggcacataaattacactttacatgcacgttctttccttcaatttcaaccaacttgaaatagtgtttatacctccacctcgtaaaggacaaattttcctctgaatgctctgccatcatatgccTCTGCATCtgatttgcgtgtgtgtgtttgccaaacaccagctctgaagtacgtgtgctattaggctcgagcgtttacgtcacagaatgggggatcacgtgagatttgacaacaacgcagccatattggaagcaggtctggctcgcgggacattaaactttaacttgccagttcgataaagagacaaactcgttactaaggcaaagaagagatatgtgatcaaacttaaggatgtgaacaatgttggagtAAATTTCAACAATGttgaaatggagtaaagatgtcgacgggcttccacaattacgcgaaatggacattctgctgtatttattgtttggtgtatgttactaaactaatcagcaattccgaaattacaaatcgctgcaaagctacgaacagttttgctgaggatgggtgcaggacctgcacattatgaccgtatcaaacggcagctccatcgttcttgcaaaggtaggctatgtgtgtttactattttcattgccatgaacctgaatgcACCTCAAGTCTtgaatgacaaataaacagagcagagtagacttgctacggctggtagtttcttcaatttatttaaagtaagtaacgcaccgcttttgactgtcagtaacggtaacggcgttgtaacggcggagaaaatagttagattaccctgttattgaaaaaataacgccgctaTGTAACAgcattatttataacggcgttattcccaacactgatgtACAGACATCCGTAAGTAGAGGTAGCACTGTACTTGGTTGCTAATCCTGAAAGTCTGCATTTAAAGCACGTCTTGGTCTTTTCATTTCAAATCCTTTGTTTTTAGAAACAAAAACATAAGCACCGTGGCAATGCCAATgattgcaaaaacaaaataaattgacATTAATTGAAGACCTCATTTTACCAAGTCCCAATCTTGGTTAGTTATCAAACATATGACCCGTCAGTGCATGACAGGGTGCTTGATGCCAGCATAGGTAAAGCATGCACACTCCACATAGGAAGCTCCAAGGGCTAGCCAACAATTTACTGTTTAGTTTGCTTTATGAAACCACATTATGTAAATCATACTATGTTCCCTTGGCCACAGGTTTTGAAAGAGCCGTTATTGGGACAGGAGAGAATAATTCACGATAAGCTGAGCAAAGAACACAACCAAAAAGACAACCTTTATATAGAAGAATGCCTAGTTAGGCAGACTGGAATGAGATTAGTTTCGTATGAGGAGAAACTGAGtagggaggaagaggaggaagcAAGGAAATTATTAAAGGAGAAGGAGAAAAGTCTACAGCTCCGACTGGAAGCTCTGAAAAAGAAGGAAGAGGAGATGCAGCGGTTTGAAAGGGAGCTGGATAAAAAAATGATTCTCCAGAAAAAGAAACTCTGTATGGATGCGGATCAATTAACGAAGAAAAAAGAGTTGCGTACACTCTTCAGTCAGGAGGAGCTCATGAGAATGCATCAACACCGGGACAGGTTGAGCAAGGAGAAAGAGAAAGAAATGGAGCAACTGAGGAGGGAGGAGATGCGTATACAGCGACAAAAGGAGATCAGGAGAGAACAAGAGGAGGCATTGCAATTAATGAGGGAGAAGGAGACAAGAAATCAGATTTCCCAGGGAGGACTGATGAGAAAGAAAGAAGCGGAGCAGTTCAATAAGAAGATGGAAATGAAAATACCCCTCTGTATAGAGCAGTTGCGCAAAGCACAGGAAGAGGAATTTGAACATTTGAGGGTTGATCGGAAGATAAAAAATTATTGTCAAAAGGAGGAGCTGATGAAAGAAGAAATGGACGAATATTTGCGTTTGAAGAGGGAGAAAGAGACAAGAATCTGTCGACGAAAAGTCGAACTGAGGAGAGAGGAAGAGGAAGAGGCACAGCAACTGAAGCAAGAGAAAGAAAAGAGACTTCGTCTCCGTCGGGAAGAGTTAAAGAaaggtgaggaggaggaagaggaatgGTTAAAGAGGGAAATGTATAACATAAAATGTTTCCTCCAGGAGGAGCTTAATAGGGCTCGAAAGGAGACAGAGCGATACTTGAAAGAAAGGCAGATAAGAATGCAATCCTGCCTGCAGGAGCTCAGGagagaagaagaggaggaggcaGAGCAGATGGAGAGAGAGAAGGCAATAAGAATCCGCAAACAAAGAGAGGCGCTGATGAAGGAGGAAGAGGATCAGATAGCGCAACTAAAGAAGGAGATTGAGCAAAGAATCTGCCACTGCTTTGAAAAGCTGAGGCGAGAGGAAGCGGAGGAAGCGGAACAACTGAGGCATAACAAGGAGATGAGAATCCAGAACCACCTGAATGAGCTCCAgagagaggaggaggaagaggcaAATATTTTGAGAAAGGACAAGCATGCTAGATGTATTCTCTGCCAGGAACAACATACGAGAGAGAAGGAGGAACAAGAGGAAGAGTttcaaaaatacattgaaagtTGCAAGCGTCAACTTGAGGAGGAGCTTCGCAGGGAGGAAGAGGAGGTTGAGAACATTAAGAGGGAAAAGGCGATGAGAAAACAATTACGCCAACAAGAAGAACGCAAGACACTTGAAAAGGAAAAAGAGAAATTGGAGAGGGAACGAAGACTACAGATGCAGCAGGAGGAGCTGAGGAGAGAAGAGGTGAATGAGCAGTTAATGAGGAAAGAGGAATTGAGAAAGTCTCTCTTGATTGATGAACTGAACAGAGAGGCGGAGGAGGTGGCGTGGCTTAAGAGGAGCAAAGAGGTGAGAATCAGGCTTTATGAGGAAGGACTGAGGAGAGAGGAAGAAGATGAGATAGAATCTTTGAAGAAAGAGCAAATGGCACGAATGAGTCTTCACCAGGAGGCACTTAGAAGAGAAGAAGAAAACGAAATGGAGCAGTTACAGAGGGACAGACAGAAAAGAATGCATGTCTGCCGAGAACAACTGAGAAGAGAAGGGaatgaattggaaaaactaAGGAGGGAAAAGATAAAAACAGAACAGAACCTACTGAAAGGACTACGTGAAGAAGAAATTGAGCAACTAAAAAGGGAAAATGCCATGGAAAAAAATCTCCAGGGTGTGAGCAATGAGGGAAAGGAAACAGCGCGATTGCAAGGGGAAAGGAAGAGAGAAAGGAAAACATCATTGCTTTGCCAGGAGTCTAGCACAGAAGAAAAGGATGGACTGTTTTtgagggagaagaaaaaaacaatcctTTATGAAGAGGAACTGAAAAGTGAGGACGAGGAACATTGGTTGAAAGAGGAAATCCGAATGTTGCTCcgtaaaatggaaaaagatcacaaagaaaaaatggaGAATAAAAGAATGTCATGGCTCTGCCAGGAGTGTAGCACGGAGGAAGAATCTGAAGGGCTGGAAAGTGAAGAAAAGTCAACACCCAAAGAGAAGAACCTAAAGAGCAGGGAGAAGGAGGTAGAGCATTTAACAAAGATTGAAACTCCTCTCCAATTGGAGCTAAGGAAATCAAAAGATGAGGAAAAGGTGTACGTTTCAAAGGGACAAAAGCAGAAAAGAAGGTCCGTTTGCATTGAAGAACTGAAGAGTGATGAAATGGTAAAAGTTGAACAATtacagagagaaaagaagataaGGATGCACAAATATGAAGAGGAGCTTAAAAGAGAAGAAGAAATTGAGGCGGGCAATTTAAAGAGAGCAAAGGAGCAAAGAATACGTGCCCTCCAGGAAGAGCTGATGGTAGAGGAAATGGAGCAGTCAGAACAGTTAAAGAGAGAGCAACAGATGAGAATTGGTCCCCGCAGTACAGAGCTGCAGAAGGATGAGGGTCAGCAGTTGAAATGGGAAAATGAAGAATTGAAGCGAGAGGAAGATGAGGAAGCAGAACAGTTAGAGATCGAAAAGGAAAGTAGAATGTCATGTCTTCAGGATGAGCTGAAGAGAGGGACAGAGGAGTTGATTGACAAATTTAAGGCTGAGAAGCAGAAGAGAATGCGTCTTCGACAAATAGATCTGTGGGGAGAAGAGGAGGAGAGAAAACTGAAGGCTGAGTACAAGTATAGGCTGAGGTAGGAAGATTATTCATTGTCATCCTTATTTATCCATGAAAGGCAATCACTATACGTACAAATATGAAACAGCTAAAGGAAGCCGCTTTATCTATTTCAGTGCCGATTATTTTCCAATATGATTGCAAATAAATTACAGGCATTTTGACTGATCTTGATCAGTTGTAGTTTAACAGTGTCAAAATATTTGTCAAAAATGATTATTAATCTATGATTGACTCAAATAatacacacagatgtaaaatatGTGTTataaacagaggtgggtagtaacgcattacatttacttgagtaactttcgtagaaaaatgtacttctaagagtagttttacaacgcCGTACTTTCTACTTTTatcgagtagatttgtgaagaaggaacgctactcttactccgctactttgggatgCACTATGGccgctgtttttttctttctttgactttatttttgctagcacacccccttttgccttcagaactgcctcaattcttcgtggcatagattcaaccaggtgctggaagcattcctcagagagtttggtccatattgacataatggcatcacacagttggtacagatttgtcggctgcacatccatgatgcgaatctcccgttccaccacatcccaaagatgctctattggattgagatcaggtgactgtggaggccatttgagtacagtcaactcattgtcatgttcaagaaaccagtcagatgattccagctttatgacatggcgcattatcctgctgaaagtagccatcagaagttgggtacattgtggtcatacaggggtggacatggtcagcaacaatactcaggtaggctgtggcattccaacgatgctcaattggtaccaaggggcccaaagagtgccaagaaaatattccccataccattacaccaccaccagcctgaaccgttgatacaaggcaggatggctccatggtttcatgttgttgatgccaaattctgaccctaccatccgaatgtcgcagcagaaatcgagactcatcagaccaggcaacgtttttccaatcttctattgtccaatttagatgagcttgtgcaaattgtagccttagtttcctgttcttagctgaaaggagtggcacccggcgtggtcttctgctgctgtagcccatctgcctcaaagttcgatgtactgtgcattcagagatgctcttctgcctacctcggttgtaacgggtggttatttgagtcactgctgcctttctatcagctcgaaccagcctggccattctcctctaacctctggcatcaacaaggcatttccgcccacagaactgccgctcactggatattttttctttttcggaccattctctgtaaaccctagagatggttgtgcgtgaaaatcccagtagatcagcagtttctgaaatactcagaccagcccttctggcaccaacaaccatgccatgttcaaagtcacttaaatcacctttcttccccatactgatgctcagtttgaactgcaggagattgtcttaaaccatgtctacatgcctaaatgcactgaattgccgccatgtgattggctgattagaaattaagtgttaacgagcagttggacaggtgtacctaataaattggccggtgagtgtatataaaagttgtaaagcaataaaactacaacaaaaatgaattaaatgaacaaaaaaaaaaacatttttataataggagcaaaattattttttgaacagatcatgtgactagcaccttagacgattatttgctttgcatataatttccccccccccaaaaaaagaaaaagaaataggGAAGggcgattttatttttcaaatatttttttctttgattaaaaaaaaaatattattatttttttttgattgaagcaactttttggtggattgaatgatttagacacaaatgtcctacccataatatggcccaaacacaaaaaagattgcttcaatcaaagagaactttttcaatgaaaaattaagtgttcaaatgcaaatttttcaatctcaaatattttttcacattcaaaaacgttttctatgattgaaatttttattttttttgattgaagatttttctttttgaaaatatgtattttttcaagCAAcctgtttttttgattgattaataaagacaaaaatgtccaagccaaaatgttgcccaaacacaaatcattccttcaatcaaaaaagttgcttcaattaaaaaaaaaaaaaaaacaatcaaagaaagatagctttcaaatgcatgtttttgagtttcaaatttatttttgcactcacatttttttttttctattgaagccactttttattgaaaatatatattttgattgaagcaactttttttattggtacaactcatttttaaattgaataataaagacacaaatcgaactccatatggctccgcccacgggacacaatttttgactggggtaactacattggcacgacaccgggcataccatattcaatgggtgACGATCTTGGTTAAAACtactgcctaagcagcctgatttagaattcccctcaagaatgatgggaaacaaaaaacgctcattgtcaacttattattataaatgttcttgtaagttaattttattgctgacactacatttcggggtcatcaacatgttgtgccccctctgccccaaaagtcaaactccgcctatgcttgcGCACCACCTTGCGGTCGAGTGTTATGATCACGCCGGTGCTCTAACATCATCATTTAAAGCACCGTCAAAAAGAAAGCATTTcagatggagc encodes:
- the LOC130917081 gene encoding trichohyalin-like gives rise to the protein MAAGSAHYDHSKQQHHLSSKDIRLYARDIGIDPEREPELLWLVREAIFARLPPGWAKSQDETGKPIFHNHYLQTSTNEHPCKAQYRQLVAQERERIQRMAAVGGGQLGKKENEEANNIQSGFFCNGFVSVIDSRYEEKSPFTLSFDDEGNSVTSEKEDFGVTVSSSQTEVTRSEMQDSTHSTYQSSELLLQQFPERFLESSNSVLSDSHQGMDVQGEDDRPESSKSHGQLRQKSREEVQFHLLKSTDDVGRLEGERVKGEVDLINFSPELSGEFSYSISSTSFVGMSIKGGESEETEVTKSQYESENESSDEDVLSCSTDQKNCHLQCYNVSAVGAKLSKTELMPAQTTVDKTWSLDSSRGSQKPPFADSIACGFHDSTHFIQIKERKDSEKIVVSKSTEDVGQLGAKLEDQPSKAHTLADYNVCVFHDSQHFIQIIERKDSETTVLSKSTESVGQLVAKLEDLSSKTPTDSAVAIRDGDLAEELTELEAQSQSPETLQQEVSERDSSDSVFETETSSKSQGESGNDSSVEEVYSDIVAQEHILCDSTDGHSEAKHKVKKEEEFTSTTGIFSTSYASGHEFIQCKDFLGVSKVELDKDKKELITTTALLTDFFDSDDSVSDTDSQTETDQDSKSQDESTHSIEGSGSELDKKKAKPIKTPEVLKEPLLGQERIIHDKLSKEHNQKDNLYIEECLVRQTGMRLVSYEEKLSREEEEEARKLLKEKEKSLQLRLEALKKKEEEMQRFERELDKKMILQKKKLCMDADQLTKKKELRTLFSQEELMRMHQHRDRLSKEKEKEMEQLRREEMRIQRQKEIRREQEEALQLMREKETRNQISQGGLMRKKEAEQFNKKMEMKIPLCIEQLRKAQEEEFEHLRVDRKIKNYCQKEELMKEEMDEYLRLKREKETRICRRKVELRREEEEEAQQLKQEKEKRLRLRREELKKGEEEEEEWLKREMYNIKCFLQEELNRARKETERYLKERQIRMQSCLQELRREEEEEAEQMEREKAIRIRKQREALMKEEEDQIAQLKKEIEQRICHCFEKLRREEAEEAEQLRHNKEMRIQNHLNELQREEEEEANILRKDKHARCILCQEQHTREKEEQEEEFQKYIESCKRQLEEELRREEEEVENIKREKAMRKQLRQQEERKTLEKEKEKLERERRLQMQQEELRREEVNEQLMRKEELRKSLLIDELNREAEEVAWLKRSKEVRIRLYEEGLRREEEDEIESLKKEQMARMSLHQEALRREEENEMEQLQRDRQKRMHVCREQLRREGNELEKLRREKIKTEQNLLKGLREEEIEQLKRENAMEKNLQGVSNEGKETARLQGERKRERKTSLLCQESSTEEKDGLFLREKKKTILYEEELKSEDEEHWLKEEIRMLLRKMEKDHKEKMENKRMSWLCQECSTEEESEGLESEEKSTPKEKNLKSREKEVEHLTKIETPLQLELRKSKDEEKVYVSKGQKQKRRSVCIEELKSDEMVKVEQLQREKKIRMHKYEEELKREEEIEAGNLKRAKEQRIRALQEELMVEEMEQSEQLKREQQMRIGPRSTELQKDEGQQLKWENEELKREEDEEAEQLEIEKESRMSCLQDELKRGTEELIDKFKAEKQKRMRLRQIDLWGEEEERKLKAEYKYRLRALRQCLLAKRRDEEILFNKLFQQENLTDSVRVERKDERYNLRQDREAALRALCHALEEEREAKRDRFKAQRRQFLQQLKAESKEDLHALRTRLQECAGENLNFMTPEAQEKTLDSVFFSTFHLSTGAAPEPQIEKLGGFRLTPERTHSTHFTTLTPSPIASPSMTTNLATHPALSTPESLFCHPRAAVPVDPFTTTPLRETYLASPPPGFCNQLSLNKFNEITVYRFRRQNPPCEHILTIQ